The Pyrus communis chromosome 8, drPyrComm1.1, whole genome shotgun sequence region ATAGTTCTCGATTAGTTTGTAACATTATTTGTGACAGAGATTCACTTGTATTTCTTCTTTCAGTTCTTTCAGCAGTCTCCGGGATTAAGCTTAAATTCACAGGACTCCATGACAGTACGTCAAACTTCTTCATACCGCCAATAACCTTTCAAATATCTATGCATCACCATTTGTAAAACTTCTCTTTGGCTTCTTTCTTTCAGATTATGTTGTGATAATCTCATGTGTCGTCTTAGTGGGGCTTTTCTCCCTTCAGCATCACGGAACACACAGAGTTGCTTTCATGTTTGCTCCGATTGTTACAGCATGGCTTCTGTGTATTAGTGGCATTGGAATATACAACATATTTCGGTGgaacaaatgtatatttcatGCCCTTTCTCCAGTTTATATGTTAAAGTTCCTTCGAAGCACGGGCATTGAAGGATGGGTATCCTTGGCGGGAGTTGTTCTTTCAATAACAGGTATCTCTTCTAAACTCCTGTTGCAGTAATTGTGGTTTACTTGCTGCTAAACAGAGCTACTGGAAACTAGTTTCCTCCGGAATATTATCTCAGGTGTAGAGGCGATGTTTGCTAATTTGGGCCATTTCTCTCCGCTCTCAATAAAGGTAACTTTGCAGTCGATTGTTAGTTCTTTCTTATTTCAACACTGATGTTAAAGTACCTGGCATCAAATCCCAGATGGCCTTCACATTACTCGTATATCCCTCTCTAGTTCTTTCGTACATGGGTGAGGCTGCGTTTCTTTCTAAGCACCACAAAGACATCCAAAGAAGTTTCTATAAAGGCATACCAGGTAATAACTTATCATAGTACCCCAATGGTTAATATCATTAATTGTCATCTTTTGTATGTATGCCGTAATTGTTTGGTTTGCTACAGAAGCTGTGTTTTGGCCAGTGTTCATAGTTGCCACTTTTGCATCTGTTGTCGGAAGCCAGGCAGTAATTTCAGCTACCTTCTCTGTTATAAACCAGTGCTGTGCACTAAAATGCTTTCCCCGCGTCAAGATAGTTCATACTTCGAGTAAAATATACGGCCAAATATACATTCCAGAGGTCAACTGGATGTTAATGTGCCTTTGTTTAGGCGTGACAATTGGATTGAGGGACACAAACATGATGGGTCATGCATACGGTATAAATCTAACTGCTATCTCTCGGATATTCTTGGTATTTATGTGAATATACTTTGATCGTGTTGTTGAATTTGGTAGGTTTGGCAGTCACCGCTGTAATGTTTGTGACAACTTGCTTGATGGCTCTGGTGATGATAATAGTCTGGAAGAAAAGCATAATAACTGCATTAGCGTTTTTAATGCTCTTTGGATCAATTGAGGTGGTTTACATTTCAGCATCCGTCAGCAAGATCCCAGAAGGTGGATGGATCCCGGTTGTGCTCTCTATGATCTTTATGGGTGTAATGTACATATGGAACTACGGAACAATGATGAAACACCAATTTGATGTTGAAAACAAGGTCTCAATCGACAGAATAGTGTGCTTAGGTCCGAGCCTTGGCATGGTTCGGGTCCCAGGAATTGGACTCATGTACACTAATTTGGCGACTGGGGTACCAGCTGTTTTCGGACACTTTGTAACTAATCTACCTGCATTCCATAAGGTGCTGGTTTTTGTTTGCGTCAAATCTGTTCAAGTTCCCCATGTTAGTGGAAATGAAAGATTGCTTGTTAGTAGGGTGGGCCCAAAGGAGTATGGACTGTTCCGGTGCATTGTGAGGTACGGTTATAAGGATCTTCAACAGGAAACCTGTGATTTTGAGAACATATTGGTGTCTAGTATAGTGCACTTTGTAGAAACAGAGGAAGAAGGTCCTTTGAGACCGATAACTGGGTGCTCTAGACAGTTTACTGATGCAGATTCCGAGCCCCTTTATGCTCCAGATGGCACTTTCATGGActtgaccaaaaaagaaaacacgGTGCAGTTTTCATGTGATCTTCAAGTGATAAAACCTGGTATCAGGCAAGCGGAAAGTTCTCTTTGCAAAGACGAGTCCCTGCGAATATTAGAAGCCAAAGAATCTGGTGTTACATACATTTTCGGGCATTCGCATGCAAAGGCTAAGAAGTCATCTTCCTTTTTCAAGAAACTTGTTATAGATATCGTCTATGCTTTTCTGAGCAAGAACTGCAGAGAGCCGGATGTTGTTCTGAATGTGCCGCATACTTCTTTGTTGGAAGTTGGTATGATTTACTACGTCTGACTTCTAGGAAGAAGGCGTACTAAACCCATCGGAAGATCCTGCGTGTGATGTTGGGATGTGTCGACGGAGTAAATTCATACTTTGTTCGAACTCGCAATGGTTTTACTAAGCAGTGGGAAGTTTAGAGGGACTTGCAGAAACTGATAGCTGTTACAGTTAGATTTGATTTTTCGGGTTTATCTATGTTAACTTTGTATCAGAGAAATGTAAAAATTTAAATTGCTGTATCTTAGAACGAATAAATACCTTGAACTAACACCCTCACAGTTTGTGTATTCTGATTCACCTAGCATGCAGCTATGGAAAAAGCCATGCTAAAATGCTTTCTTTCAGTAGGGTTTTATCTTAAAAAGTATTGTTACGTTTAGCAGTGGAACATGCATACTTATAGCTTATAACTTGAGACATTACTCATTATATCTACAACACTCATCACGTGACTTGCTCTATAAACACAGAGATATACTCCCATTGGCAAACACATTTTCTCAAACTCTGCATGTTCATGACCATCATTAGTCCTAATTAACTTATCAAATTAACTTCACATGGTAAAAATAATTCGAACGGTAAAATGTGAATGGATACCAAGTAATATTACCAAAATATTACTGTCAAATTATATATAATGTTCTTGAAGATTCTAATAATGGGGTTCAGAAAAAACACATACCATAACCAAAATTTAGACCCAgttttttgggagagaaatatAGACCATTTTATTCTCTAATAAAATACAATACTTGAGGTAAGAAATATAAATTGGACAATAATTTGACACaatcaatttttatttgaatatacGATCTAGATTAACAATCTCATTACGTAACGTTTCAAGTATCTATACACAAAACAAATTATTTCTTTCTACCAGAACATAAAATCATATagatattataaaataaaataaaaagacaaattaTTTCCTTCTCCTTTAGTTTAGCACTTGCTCTATTACTTTACCATGCATAACCCCGAATGTGTCTCTTCACCCTTCCCAAGAAACCCCACCACCTTATTTCACGTACAAAACAAACCTATATATAAATCTTTCTTACTCTCCTTCCTCCTCCCAACAGCCACAAAGATCCAATCTTTTCTCCCATTTTTGTTCGATCAACAGTGTGTTTGATCTCCACTACAAGACCAGAATCCCGAATCCCGCTTTCGAGCTCCCCGTTTTCCACCATGGCCACCAGCATTGGCTCTCTAGACTCATCAAAACCCACCAACAACAACGTCGGCTGCCCTCCTCAAAACGGTACTGCCACCATCCACGACTCCTCCCACCCTCCGTCCACCATTGCCTCCGCTGACTCCACTCTTGGCCGCCACTTAGCGCGCCGCCTCGTGGAGATAGGGGTGGGGGACGTGTTCACTGTCCCCGGGGATTTTAACTTAACCCTATTAGACCACCTCATTGCTGAGCGGAAGCTCACCAACATCGGCTGCTGCAATGAGCTCAATGCCGGGTACGCCGCTGATGGATATGCCCGGGAGCGTGGCGTTGGGGCTTGCGTTGTCACGTTTACCGTGGGTGGGCTTAGTGTTCTCAACGCCATTGCTGGAGCTTACAGTGAGAACCTTCCTGTTATTTGTGTTGTTGGAGGGCCAAACACAAATGATTATGGCACCAACAGAATTCTTCACCACACCATTGGCTTGCCGGATTTCAGCCAAGAACTCAGATGCTTCCAGACTGTCACTTGCTATCAAGTAAGCTGAAGTGTTTGATttgcctttatttatttataatatatgacatttaaatataaatattttatttgtaacCATCTGAGCTTTAAATTATACACTTTgatgacattttttttactCACAAAAAGGAGAATAAATAGGAGTGTTAAATTGCAGGccacattttaaattttaagtgtAGAACCAtgcataataatatatatacaacATTTTAGTGCTTTGACCTAATTAGGATTTGAATTTATTACTTATAATATATTGTTGTGTTATTTTGCGTTTTGGGAAAATTTGGATTTGTGTTATTTTCCTTGTGTAATTATGCATAGATTCTTGTTTATGCTATTTGCTGTGGCAGGCTGTGGTAAACAACTTGGATGATGCACATGAACAAATTGATACTGCCATTTCTACTGCTCTCAAAGAAAGCAAGCCTGTCTATATCAGCATTAGCTGCAACTTGCCTGGCATTCCACATCCAGCTTTTAGCACACACCCCATTAAATTTTCCATCTCACCTAGGTAACTTATTTGTTAATTGATCTTCATGGTTTATCTGAGTTGTGTAAGGTATGTCAAACATGTAAAAGATCCCGCACCATGTCCAGTATCAAATAAAAGTTTGACAGATAAGATATTTATGATTGACAGTTTGATAATGTaacatttttttctctttctttaacATGAGATTTAGTTTATGACAATTTGATGATTTCGTGATACAGAATGACCAACAAGTTGGGGCTAGAAGCCGCTGTGGAGGCCGCAGCTGCCTTCTTGAACAAGGCAGTGAAGCCAGTTGTGGTTGGCGGACCAAAGATCCGAGTGGCAAAGGCACATGAAGCCTTTGTTGAATTTGCTGATGCTAGTGGCTATGCTGTTGCCATGATGCCATCAGCCAAAGGGCGTTTCCCCGAAACCCATCCTCGCTACATCGGGACATACTGGGGAGCAGTCGGCACAGCCTACTGTGGTGAGATTGTAGAGTCTGCCGATGCATACTTGTTTGCTGGTCCAATCTTCAACGACTACAGCTCTGTTGGATACTCTCTTCTTCTCAAGAGGGAGAAGGCAATTATTGTGCAGCCTGATCGTGTGGTGGTTGGCAATGGCCCTTCTTTCGGGTGTGTCCTAATGAAGGACTTTCTTCAGGCACTTGCACAGCGTGTCACCAAAAACACAACCGCTCACGAAAACTATACCAGAATCTTCGTCCCAGACGGCCAGCCTCTCAAATCTCAGCCTAATGAGCCTCTTAGAGTGAACATTCTGTTCCAGCACATTCAGAAAATGCTCTCAGCTGACACCGCGGTTATTGCTGAGACCGGTGATTCTTGGTTTAACTGCTTGAAATTGAAACTGCCGGAAGGATGTGGGTGAGCATGCAACAAAACCCTGGCTATGTGATttgaggtttttattttttcagtatCATTAGAGAAAAAAAGTTGGTCTTGCAGGTACGAATTCCAGATGCAATATGGATCGATTGGTTGGTCTGTTGGTGCAACTCTAGGCTATGCACAGTCAGTTCCGAAGAAGCGCGTCATTGCTTGCATCGGTGATGGGAGCTTCCAGGTTCAAATTAATGCTTCGACCAGCGTTTGATTTAACTTTAACATTTTAGAGAAATATTGTTGGTTAATTAATTGGTCTCAAAGcttatatatataactttttttttatgacagGTGACTGCACAAGATGTGTCAACAATGATTCGATGCAATCAAAAGAGCATCATCTTCCTCATAAACAATGGCGGATACACCATAGAAGTTGAAATCCATGACGGCCCTTACAATGTGATCAAGAACTGGAACTACACTGGTTTGGTGGACGCAATCCACAACGGCGAAGGAAACTGCTGGACAACAAAGGTTAGTGTTTGATTAAAAACATGCACGAATTAGGCAGCTGCTATTCTCCATCTCATATTAGAAGAAGGATGACAAACTGAGAGCGTGAATAGTATTGGACTTGCTTTGTTAGACTATATATGTTGTGTTGGAGAAG contains the following coding sequences:
- the LOC137742257 gene encoding potassium transporter 1 — protein: MNPSEELMEQGISPRRVSRTTVLTLAYQSLGVVYGDLSTSPLYVYKTTFSGKLSLYEDDEEIFGVLSFIFWTFTLIALFKYVFIVMLADDNGEGGTFALYSLLCRHARLSILPNQEITDEKLSEYVTEGTAETWQSSALKSFFDKHPRFRKGLLVFVLFGTCMAIGDGVLTPAISVLSAVSGIKLKFTGLHDNYVVIISCVVLVGLFSLQHHGTHRVAFMFAPIVTAWLLCISGIGIYNIFRWNKCIFHALSPVYMLKFLRSTGIEGWVSLAGVVLSITGVEAMFANLGHFSPLSIKMAFTLLVYPSLVLSYMGEAAFLSKHHKDIQRSFYKGIPEAVFWPVFIVATFASVVGSQAVISATFSVINQCCALKCFPRVKIVHTSSKIYGQIYIPEVNWMLMCLCLGVTIGLRDTNMMGHAYGLAVTAVMFVTTCLMALVMIIVWKKSIITALAFLMLFGSIEVVYISASVSKIPEGGWIPVVLSMIFMGVMYIWNYGTMMKHQFDVENKVSIDRIVCLGPSLGMVRVPGIGLMYTNLATGVPAVFGHFVTNLPAFHKVLVFVCVKSVQVPHVSGNERLLVSRVGPKEYGLFRCIVRYGYKDLQQETCDFENILVSSIVHFVETEEEGPLRPITGCSRQFTDADSEPLYAPDGTFMDLTKKENTVQFSCDLQVIKPGIRQAESSLCKDESLRILEAKESGVTYIFGHSHAKAKKSSSFFKKLVIDIVYAFLSKNCREPDVVLNVPHTSLLEVGMIYYV
- the LOC137743696 gene encoding pyruvate decarboxylase 2-like; the protein is MATSIGSLDSSKPTNNNVGCPPQNGTATIHDSSHPPSTIASADSTLGRHLARRLVEIGVGDVFTVPGDFNLTLLDHLIAERKLTNIGCCNELNAGYAADGYARERGVGACVVTFTVGGLSVLNAIAGAYSENLPVICVVGGPNTNDYGTNRILHHTIGLPDFSQELRCFQTVTCYQAVVNNLDDAHEQIDTAISTALKESKPVYISISCNLPGIPHPAFSTHPIKFSISPRMTNKLGLEAAVEAAAAFLNKAVKPVVVGGPKIRVAKAHEAFVEFADASGYAVAMMPSAKGRFPETHPRYIGTYWGAVGTAYCGEIVESADAYLFAGPIFNDYSSVGYSLLLKREKAIIVQPDRVVVGNGPSFGCVLMKDFLQALAQRVTKNTTAHENYTRIFVPDGQPLKSQPNEPLRVNILFQHIQKMLSADTAVIAETGDSWFNCLKLKLPEGCGYEFQMQYGSIGWSVGATLGYAQSVPKKRVIACIGDGSFQVTAQDVSTMIRCNQKSIIFLINNGGYTIEVEIHDGPYNVIKNWNYTGLVDAIHNGEGNCWTTKVRTEEELTEAIATATEEKKDCLCFIEVIAHKDDTSKELLEWGSRVSSANSRPPNPQ